The Hydrogenophaga sp. BPS33 genome window below encodes:
- a CDS encoding MarR family winged helix-turn-helix transcriptional regulator, which translates to MRTPNSVPLENRISYRCLSIATRITRFLAPRWKDEFGLTVIGWRVMAVIGRFEPISAKEVAARTSTDAFFVARAIEKLVEQGYVKKAVDMHDRRRLSLSLSTPGKKVHRHVEAMISQVEADLLAEVSAADAKTFFHVMSVLGDRAARLSAPDAASGEAA; encoded by the coding sequence ATGCGTACCCCGAACAGCGTCCCTCTCGAAAACAGGATTTCCTACCGTTGTCTTTCGATCGCCACGCGCATCACGCGCTTTCTTGCGCCGAGGTGGAAGGATGAGTTCGGCCTGACGGTGATCGGTTGGCGAGTCATGGCGGTCATCGGTCGATTCGAGCCGATCTCTGCCAAGGAAGTGGCCGCGAGGACGAGCACGGACGCCTTCTTCGTTGCCCGCGCAATCGAAAAGCTGGTCGAACAGGGCTATGTCAAGAAGGCAGTGGACATGCATGACAGGAGGCGCCTGAGCTTGAGCCTGTCCACGCCCGGCAAAAAGGTCCACCGGCACGTCGAGGCCATGATCAGTCAGGTGGAGGCCGACCTGCTTGCCGAAGTTTCGGCGGCGGATGCGAAGACTTTCTTCCACGTGATGTCGGTTCTCGGGGACCGCGCCGCACGACTGAGTGCTCCGGACGCTGCGTCCGGAGAAGCCGCCTGA
- a CDS encoding Rieske 2Fe-2S domain-containing protein has protein sequence MSNSESNETLTRMGPGAAMGRVFRQFWQPALLSEELPVADCPPVRVRLMGEDFVAFRDSSGKVGLLDAHCPHRLADLFFGRNEEGGLRCVYHGWKFSVAGEILDMPSEPQGSPMRCNPNLRAKAYPVREAGGIIWAYLGPQESMPALPDMEFMSLPPQNVHVSKCLMKCNYLQALEGSIDTAHLTFLHHSMAPMEKDVFAVGNLQEFGDADGAPRFFCEDTDFGMRISARRDGGNGNYYWRITQWLMPNYVLVPTAEGLVCRANLFIAIDDENCWWYRVRYHVGRPLGSDELAEYKTGNLDYARLIPGTYIPQGNRANDYLMDRDLQRRGSFTGIPSAQLQDLAVQESQGPIADRTKEHLGTSDTAIVKCRRRLLEVAKKFANDGTVPTAAKRGELYKHRAIAILLPMDITPEQAGSHPATVPDAR, from the coding sequence ATGTCGAATTCCGAGAGCAATGAGACCTTGACTCGGATGGGTCCAGGCGCTGCCATGGGACGGGTGTTCCGGCAGTTTTGGCAGCCCGCGCTGCTCTCCGAGGAATTGCCCGTAGCGGACTGTCCGCCGGTTCGCGTGCGGCTGATGGGGGAAGACTTTGTCGCCTTTCGCGACTCCAGCGGCAAAGTGGGGTTGCTCGACGCGCATTGCCCCCACCGACTCGCGGACCTGTTCTTCGGCCGCAACGAGGAGGGCGGTCTTCGTTGCGTCTATCACGGCTGGAAGTTCAGCGTGGCGGGTGAAATCCTCGACATGCCCAGCGAACCGCAAGGAAGCCCCATGCGCTGCAACCCGAATCTGCGTGCAAAGGCGTATCCCGTGCGGGAAGCGGGCGGCATCATCTGGGCGTATCTCGGCCCGCAAGAGTCCATGCCGGCTTTGCCCGACATGGAATTCATGAGCCTTCCTCCGCAGAACGTCCATGTTTCCAAGTGCCTGATGAAGTGCAACTATCTGCAGGCACTCGAGGGCAGTATCGACACGGCCCACCTGACCTTCCTGCACCATTCCATGGCCCCGATGGAGAAGGACGTCTTTGCCGTGGGCAATCTTCAGGAATTCGGGGATGCGGATGGGGCGCCGCGGTTCTTCTGCGAAGACACCGACTTCGGAATGCGAATCTCCGCACGAAGGGACGGGGGTAACGGCAACTACTACTGGCGCATCACCCAGTGGTTGATGCCCAACTACGTGTTGGTGCCCACAGCCGAGGGGCTGGTGTGCAGAGCCAATCTGTTCATTGCCATCGACGACGAAAACTGCTGGTGGTATCGCGTCCGCTATCACGTCGGACGTCCTCTTGGCAGTGACGAGCTGGCGGAATACAAGACTGGAAATCTGGATTACGCGAGATTGATCCCGGGCACCTACATTCCGCAGGGGAACCGCGCGAACGATTACCTGATGGATCGGGATCTGCAGAGACGCGGCTCATTCACCGGAATTCCGAGTGCCCAACTTCAGGACCTCGCCGTGCAGGAGAGCCAGGGGCCGATCGCAGACCGGACCAAGGAGCACTTGGGTACCTCGGACACCGCGATCGTGAAATGCCGCAGACGCCTCCTCGAGGTTGCGAAGAAGTTCGCAAATGACGGAACCGTCCCGACGGCGGCGAAGCGCGGCGAACTCTACAAGCACCGCGCCATTGCCATTCTGCTTCCGATGGATATCACACCTGAACAGGCGGGAAGCCATCCGGCAACAGTGCCCGATGCCCGATAG
- a CDS encoding Bug family tripartite tricarboxylate transporter substrate binding protein, translating to MALFASAILCNAHAQTKEVWPSKPVRFVVPFTAGGSIDVLARLVGRHLETRLNQPIVVENRTGAGGTVGTDLVARAPADGYTLLFTAQGPLVLNPFLMKRLPYDATTFAPVTVVVEAPNVLVASRQLPVSSFEELRNFAKANPEKMTFATQGIGTTGHVTGELINQQAGTALTHVAYQGFPPALTDVLAGRVSLMIGDTINLVPRIVSGQLRPIAIASTRRSAVLPNVPTFAEAGYPAIVSGPWYAVVAPAGTPIEIRHKLADEIRQVLGLREVQDKLKELGVEARGLSPEEFDVYLKSEYKRWGGVIQKAGISLDK from the coding sequence GTGGCGTTGTTCGCCTCGGCCATCCTGTGCAACGCGCACGCCCAGACCAAGGAGGTGTGGCCGTCCAAGCCAGTCCGGTTCGTCGTTCCATTCACGGCGGGCGGTTCCATCGATGTGCTGGCACGCCTGGTGGGCAGACACCTCGAAACCCGTCTGAATCAACCGATCGTGGTGGAGAACCGCACGGGCGCCGGTGGAACGGTCGGTACTGATCTTGTGGCCAGGGCTCCGGCGGATGGGTACACGCTACTTTTCACCGCGCAAGGGCCGTTGGTGCTCAACCCCTTCCTGATGAAGCGCCTGCCGTACGACGCGACAACATTTGCGCCCGTGACGGTCGTGGTCGAGGCGCCGAACGTGCTCGTCGCGAGCAGGCAGCTGCCGGTTTCCAGCTTCGAGGAACTGCGCAACTTCGCCAAAGCCAATCCCGAAAAGATGACATTCGCGACTCAGGGCATCGGGACGACAGGCCATGTCACGGGCGAATTGATCAACCAGCAGGCCGGCACCGCGCTGACGCATGTCGCGTATCAGGGTTTTCCGCCGGCGCTCACCGATGTTCTCGCGGGGCGTGTCAGCCTGATGATAGGTGACACCATCAATCTTGTGCCGCGAATCGTTTCGGGGCAATTGCGCCCGATCGCTATCGCTTCCACCAGGCGCAGCGCCGTGCTGCCGAACGTTCCCACTTTCGCCGAGGCTGGCTATCCGGCGATCGTCTCGGGACCCTGGTACGCGGTCGTGGCCCCGGCAGGGACACCGATCGAGATCAGGCACAAGCTGGCCGACGAGATTCGCCAGGTGCTGGGGCTTCGCGAAGTGCAGGATAAGCTCAAGGAGCTGGGTGTCGAAGCCCGCGGCCTCTCGCCGGAGGAGTTCGATGTTTATCTGAAGTCGGAATACAAGAGATGGGGCGGGGTGATCCAGAAAGCCGGGATATCTCTTGACAAGTAG
- a CDS encoding UPF0280 family protein produces MGPVCGRLDQGRIHFQHGPIDLVIFALGESAVIEEAHAKAWARFGQILPELVAELPDLRQAIDPRVQCGMVGPVARRMWSACRPFARDFITPMAAVAGSVSDEIVDFYRTAGVRRAAINNGGDIALHLEAGERMRIAVVPDISDPHAAHDPGKRLHLNIDAANPVRGVATSGWPGRSFSLGIADSVTILALTAAQADAAATAVANAVNVDHPLVVRRPARELQPDSDLGDRLVTVAVPALPETVVHDALDAGEAKARELLDANLIAAAVLVCQGRVRMVGRSAFILQPP; encoded by the coding sequence GTGGGCCCTGTATGCGGCCGGCTCGATCAGGGCCGTATCCACTTCCAGCACGGTCCCATCGACCTGGTGATCTTCGCGCTGGGCGAGAGCGCCGTGATCGAAGAAGCCCACGCGAAGGCCTGGGCACGTTTCGGGCAGATCCTGCCGGAATTGGTCGCCGAACTTCCCGACCTTCGGCAAGCGATCGACCCGCGAGTCCAATGCGGGATGGTGGGCCCTGTCGCCCGGCGAATGTGGAGCGCTTGTCGTCCATTCGCGCGCGACTTCATCACGCCGATGGCGGCCGTGGCCGGATCCGTCTCGGATGAAATCGTGGATTTCTATCGGACTGCCGGTGTCAGGCGAGCCGCCATCAACAACGGAGGCGACATTGCCCTGCATCTTGAAGCGGGCGAACGAATGCGCATTGCGGTTGTGCCCGACATCTCTGATCCGCACGCGGCACACGATCCCGGAAAACGGCTCCACCTGAACATCGATGCCGCGAACCCAGTCCGTGGTGTTGCGACGAGTGGATGGCCGGGGCGGAGCTTCTCGCTCGGCATCGCGGACAGTGTGACCATCCTCGCATTGACGGCTGCGCAGGCGGACGCCGCCGCAACAGCGGTCGCCAACGCGGTCAACGTCGATCACCCGCTTGTCGTTCGCCGGCCTGCCCGGGAGTTGCAACCGGATTCGGACTTGGGCGACCGCCTCGTGACAGTGGCCGTACCGGCTCTCCCGGAAACCGTGGTGCACGACGCCCTGGACGCCGGGGAGGCCAAGGCTCGCGAGCTGCTCGACGCGAACTTGATCGCGGCCGCGGTGCTGGTGTGTCAGGGCCGGGTTCGAATGGTAGGTCGTAGTGCGTTCATCTTGCAGCCACCATGA
- a CDS encoding tripartite tricarboxylate transporter substrate binding protein translates to MLARRPILALALTLLAGAMPAFANTFPTQPVRFIVPFPPGGSADALTRMLAQRMQAAWGQAVVVENKPGGTVIGTDLVAKAAPDGHTIALVIPSLAVNPSIMAQLPYDTVKDLAGVTLISTLPIALFATPSLPVNNVAELVAYAKKNPKTLSYGSARLGSTSHLAGLMLNQLAGVDLVHVPYKGSAPAQQDLIGGRLTLLFDSFISQLPMVQAGRVKLVAPAGPRRLPGFPDAAPIGDTVKGFNVESYFGVIAPRATPPAVLAQIHQAIKKAMEDPAVSSWMATQGMVPAASTPAQFDAFIQADMKKWAAVVKSLGGKIA, encoded by the coding sequence ATGCTTGCCAGAAGACCCATCCTCGCGCTCGCCCTCACCTTGCTCGCAGGTGCGATGCCGGCCTTTGCCAACACGTTCCCGACACAGCCCGTGCGCTTCATCGTGCCGTTCCCGCCCGGCGGTTCCGCCGACGCGCTCACGCGCATGCTTGCCCAGCGGATGCAGGCCGCGTGGGGCCAGGCGGTGGTTGTCGAGAACAAACCCGGCGGCACGGTGATCGGGACCGACCTCGTCGCGAAGGCGGCGCCCGACGGGCATACGATCGCGCTCGTGATCCCATCGCTCGCGGTGAACCCGAGCATCATGGCGCAACTGCCGTATGACACGGTGAAGGATCTTGCCGGCGTGACGCTGATCAGCACGCTGCCGATCGCGCTCTTTGCCACACCCAGCCTGCCCGTGAACAACGTTGCGGAACTCGTCGCCTATGCGAAGAAGAACCCGAAGACGCTGAGCTACGGCTCGGCGAGACTCGGTTCGACGTCGCACCTCGCCGGCCTGATGCTGAACCAGCTGGCCGGCGTGGACCTGGTTCACGTGCCCTACAAGGGCAGCGCCCCCGCGCAGCAGGACCTGATCGGCGGCCGGCTCACGCTGCTCTTCGACTCGTTCATTTCCCAACTGCCGATGGTGCAAGCGGGCCGCGTGAAGCTGGTGGCGCCGGCCGGACCGCGGCGGCTCCCCGGTTTCCCCGACGCCGCCCCGATCGGGGACACGGTGAAGGGATTCAACGTGGAAAGCTACTTCGGGGTCATCGCGCCACGGGCAACGCCGCCCGCGGTGTTGGCCCAGATCCACCAGGCCATCAAGAAAGCGATGGAAGACCCCGCCGTGTCTTCCTGGATGGCGACCCAGGGCATGGTGCCGGCCGCATCCACGCCGGCGCAGTTCGACGCGTTCATCCAGGCCGACATGAAAAAGTGGGCGGCGGTCGTCAAGTCACTCGGCGGCAAGATCGCGTAA
- a CDS encoding PDR/VanB family oxidoreductase: MKARVHSITYGADDVLIYDIRSADGQQLPPFEAGAHIDVTIPGGIVRSYSLANDPSDRHRYVVGVKREAQGRGGSASMHAHVQAGTLLDIAGPRNNFALEEDAAHSVFIAGGIGITPLWSMAQRLEALRKPWTMYMRGRSRKTTAFLDCLSSPRLGGRVHVSFSEDAGTPRLDIHSIVAKAPKGAHIYCCGPESMLECVESACVHLPKERLHLERFKAKEMQSRDGGYLVRLARSNQEIRIQKGCTILESLRQRGIPVQSSCQQGVCGACETAVLAGRPDHRDCVLSEEERTHGKSMLICCSGSLTEELVLDL, translated from the coding sequence ATGAAAGCCCGCGTGCATTCGATAACGTACGGCGCCGATGACGTGCTGATCTACGACATCCGCAGCGCCGATGGCCAACAGCTGCCGCCGTTCGAGGCGGGGGCGCATATTGACGTGACCATTCCCGGCGGCATCGTGCGCAGCTATTCGCTCGCCAACGATCCGTCGGATCGCCACAGGTACGTTGTCGGCGTCAAGCGTGAGGCCCAGGGTCGAGGCGGTTCGGCTTCGATGCATGCCCATGTCCAGGCCGGGACGCTGCTCGACATCGCCGGGCCGCGCAACAACTTTGCTCTCGAGGAGGATGCTGCCCATAGCGTCTTCATTGCCGGAGGAATTGGAATCACGCCGCTGTGGAGCATGGCTCAAAGGCTCGAGGCGTTGCGCAAGCCCTGGACCATGTACATGCGAGGCCGCAGCCGCAAGACGACGGCGTTCCTTGACTGCCTGTCGTCTCCCCGGTTGGGCGGGCGCGTCCATGTGAGCTTCAGCGAGGACGCCGGGACCCCGCGCCTGGACATCCACTCCATCGTCGCGAAGGCGCCGAAAGGGGCGCACATCTACTGCTGCGGACCGGAGTCAATGCTGGAGTGCGTCGAGAGCGCCTGCGTGCACCTCCCGAAGGAGCGCCTTCATCTGGAGCGCTTCAAGGCAAAGGAAATGCAGTCGCGCGACGGAGGCTACCTCGTCCGACTTGCCCGCAGCAATCAGGAGATCCGAATCCAGAAGGGATGCACGATTCTGGAATCGCTCCGGCAGCGGGGCATCCCGGTGCAGTCTTCCTGTCAGCAGGGGGTCTGCGGGGCATGTGAGACCGCGGTTCTCGCGGGCCGTCCAGACCATCGCGATTGCGTCCTCTCCGAGGAGGAGCGAACACACGGCAAGAGCATGTTGATCTGCTGCTCGGGCTCGTTGACCGAGGAGTTGGTGCTCGATCTTTAG